A region of Bradyrhizobium sp. SZCCHNS1050 DNA encodes the following proteins:
- a CDS encoding caspase family protein, which produces MCLSARFLLICLAVCARSAAVCSVHARPIESDAWKRCQSSDADQRISGCSEVVSQGRRPKSRLADALDGRCWAYHVKGLYELAVADCRASISLRPNYSYSYNNLSSAFLGLKNFGEAANAARKAIELKPRFFWSHLNLARSLAGLGELDRARAEYQIALAIEPSSSEATEELRILSAQTAEKLNQPSSSETSTRPSGGASLPIWSKPSRRVALVIGNSKYSSVPELPNPVRDTDLISQTLKSIGFDEVIAGKNLSRDALHKLLLEFSKKSSEADWSVIYYSGHGIEVGGADYMIPVDAHLESDRDVDFETVPLSLAISAADGARKLRMVIMDACRSNPFLSQMKRTIATRSLGRGLAAVEPEPGSLVIFSAKHGETALDGDGSNSPFAIALASRLKVAGLEVRRLFDLVRDDVLLATNRRQQPFSYGSLSGNEDYFFVAK; this is translated from the coding sequence TTGTGTCTAAGCGCCAGATTTTTGTTGATCTGCTTAGCGGTATGTGCGCGGTCGGCCGCTGTATGCTCAGTACATGCGCGGCCTATCGAGAGCGATGCTTGGAAACGCTGCCAATCGTCGGATGCCGACCAGCGGATATCCGGCTGCAGCGAAGTAGTCTCTCAAGGTAGACGTCCTAAGTCTCGGCTTGCCGACGCTTTGGACGGGCGCTGCTGGGCATACCACGTCAAGGGACTGTATGAACTGGCCGTTGCAGACTGCAGGGCAAGCATATCGCTTCGACCGAACTATTCGTACTCCTACAACAATCTGTCCTCGGCTTTCCTGGGATTGAAGAATTTTGGGGAAGCTGCCAACGCCGCGAGGAAGGCTATCGAGCTAAAGCCTCGGTTCTTTTGGTCCCATCTAAATCTGGCCCGATCACTCGCTGGGCTCGGTGAGCTCGATCGAGCCAGAGCGGAATACCAAATAGCTCTCGCTATTGAACCGAGCAGCTCAGAAGCCACCGAAGAGCTGAGAATTCTTTCAGCTCAGACAGCAGAAAAGTTAAATCAACCTTCTTCTTCTGAAACCTCTACGAGGCCTTCCGGTGGCGCCTCTCTACCTATTTGGTCTAAACCCAGCCGTCGGGTTGCCCTCGTGATCGGCAACTCGAAATACAGTTCCGTTCCGGAGCTTCCAAATCCTGTGAGAGACACGGACCTCATTTCACAAACGCTGAAGTCTATCGGGTTTGACGAGGTAATCGCAGGAAAGAACCTGTCGCGCGATGCTTTACACAAGTTGTTGTTGGAGTTCTCGAAGAAGTCTTCGGAGGCCGACTGGTCGGTCATCTACTACTCGGGACATGGCATCGAAGTGGGTGGCGCCGACTACATGATCCCCGTCGACGCTCACCTCGAATCTGACAGAGATGTAGATTTTGAGACCGTTCCACTCTCCTTGGCAATCTCTGCTGCGGACGGTGCAAGGAAGCTGCGCATGGTGATCATGGATGCCTGTCGCAGCAATCCGTTTCTGAGTCAGATGAAACGGACCATCGCCACCCGCTCGTTAGGGCGCGGCTTGGCTGCCGTCGAGCCGGAGCCGGGATCGCTAGTTATATTTTCGGCAAAGCACGGAGAGACTGCCCTCGACGGAGATGGCTCCAACAGCCCGTTTGCGATAGCGCTCGCAAGCCGGCTGAAAGTCGCCGGTCTTGAGGTCCGTCGCTTGTTTGATCTCGTGCGAGACGATGTGCTCCTAGCGACCAATCGCCGGCAACAGCCGTTCTCTTATGGCTCGCTCTCAGGTAACGAAGACTATTTCTTTGTTGCCAAATGA
- a CDS encoding glycoside hydrolase family 3 N-terminal domain-containing protein, with amino-acid sequence MLRRLGRLSLALALLMHSGHAGLAAGCRNTAATSRLVGPMIMAGFFGTKASDAGFQQILSDLEEGLIGGVVILGRNVGTSDDLAAMIDRLRSCKCAAPPFIAIDDEGGTVERLGSNVGLAETPSAAEIARGSVPAARRAYAALAEKLATLHINMNLAPVVDLNTNPSNPIIGQRQRSYGRDADTVARYAAAFIRAHRRQGILTVLKHFPGHGSSTADSHAGIADVTTTWSSAELKPYRRLIRRGMAEAIMVGHLANTRRWGGVATQNGAHAIDRLLRRELGYDGVVMTDDLAMKAILDAKPPATAAIDAVKAGADIIMFTKLSDEDQTSDVGREINSALTAAACSRELPLDLVKRSYARVRGLKAMSIQRDRSGGSH; translated from the coding sequence ATGCTGCGACGACTGGGCCGACTGTCCCTCGCCCTCGCACTCCTGATGCACTCGGGGCACGCCGGCCTTGCCGCCGGCTGCCGCAACACAGCGGCAACGTCGCGGCTCGTGGGCCCGATGATCATGGCCGGCTTCTTCGGGACCAAGGCATCGGATGCCGGATTTCAGCAGATTCTGTCCGATCTCGAGGAGGGGCTGATCGGCGGTGTCGTGATCCTCGGCCGCAATGTCGGAACGTCAGATGATCTCGCCGCGATGATCGATCGACTCCGGTCCTGCAAATGCGCGGCTCCTCCGTTCATCGCCATCGACGATGAAGGCGGAACGGTCGAGCGGCTCGGATCGAATGTCGGCCTTGCGGAAACGCCGTCGGCCGCGGAGATCGCCCGCGGCTCCGTCCCGGCGGCGCGCCGCGCTTACGCGGCACTCGCCGAGAAGCTCGCGACGCTGCACATCAACATGAATCTCGCGCCGGTGGTCGATCTCAACACCAACCCGTCGAACCCGATCATCGGTCAGCGGCAACGCAGCTATGGCCGCGACGCCGACACGGTGGCGCGCTACGCGGCAGCCTTCATCCGGGCGCACCGAAGGCAGGGCATCCTGACGGTGCTCAAGCATTTCCCGGGGCATGGATCGTCCACCGCCGACAGCCACGCCGGCATCGCCGACGTCACGACCACCTGGTCATCGGCGGAGCTGAAGCCGTACAGGCGCCTGATTCGGCGGGGGATGGCCGAGGCGATCATGGTCGGCCATCTCGCCAATACCCGCCGCTGGGGCGGTGTCGCAACGCAGAATGGCGCGCACGCGATCGACCGTCTTCTGCGCCGCGAGCTCGGCTATGACGGCGTGGTCATGACGGATGACCTCGCCATGAAGGCCATTCTCGACGCCAAGCCGCCGGCCACCGCCGCCATCGATGCCGTCAAGGCAGGCGCCGATATCATCATGTTCACCAAGCTGAGCGACGAGGACCAGACGTCCGACGTCGGCCGCGAGATCAACAGCGCGTTGACAGCAGCCGCTTGCTCACGTGAGCTCCCGTTGGATCTGGTCAAACGGTCGTATGCCCGTGTTCGTGGACTAAAGGCGATGAGCATCCAGCGAGATCGAAGCGGGGGGAGTCATTAA